One genomic region from Pseudomonas sp. R5-89-07 encodes:
- the glpK gene encoding glycerol kinase GlpK: MTDLQNKNYIIALDQGTTSSRAIIFDRDANVVCTAQREFVQHYPQPGWVEHDPMEIFATQSAVMVEALAQAGLHHDQVAAIGITNQRETTVVWDKVTGRPIYNAIVWQCRRSTEICQQLKRDGHEQYISDTTGLVTDPYFSGTKLKWILDNVEGSRERARNGELLFGTVDSWLIWKFTGGKTHVTDYTNASRTMLFNIHTLEWDAKMLEILDIPREMLPQVKSSSEIYGRTKSGIAIGGIAGDQQAALFGQMCVEAGQAKNTYGTGCFLLMNTGDKAVKSKHGMLTTIACGPRGEVAYALEGAVFNGGSTVQWLRDELKIINDAHDTEYFAGKVKDSNGVYLVPAFTGLGAPYWDPYARGALFGLTRGVRVDHIIRAALESIAYQTRDVLDAMQQDSGERLKALRVDGGAVANNFLMQFQADILGTQVERPQMRETTALGAAYLAGLACGFWSSLDELRGKAVIEREFEPQLDEAAKEKLYAGWQKAVSRTRDWEPHEGAE; this comes from the coding sequence ATGACCGACCTTCAGAATAAGAACTACATCATTGCCCTTGATCAGGGCACCACCAGTTCCCGCGCGATTATCTTCGACCGTGATGCCAACGTGGTGTGCACCGCCCAGCGTGAATTCGTCCAGCATTACCCGCAGCCCGGCTGGGTCGAGCATGACCCAATGGAAATCTTCGCCACCCAGAGCGCGGTGATGGTCGAGGCACTGGCTCAGGCGGGCCTGCACCATGACCAGGTCGCCGCCATCGGCATCACCAACCAGCGCGAAACCACCGTGGTGTGGGACAAGGTCACCGGCCGCCCGATCTACAACGCCATCGTCTGGCAGTGCCGCCGTAGCACCGAAATCTGCCAGCAGCTCAAGCGCGACGGCCATGAGCAATACATCAGCGACACCACGGGCCTGGTCACCGACCCCTACTTCTCCGGCACCAAACTCAAGTGGATCCTCGACAACGTCGAAGGCAGCCGCGAACGTGCGCGCAACGGCGAGTTGCTGTTCGGCACCGTCGACAGCTGGCTGATCTGGAAATTTACCGGCGGCAAGACCCACGTCACCGACTACACCAACGCTTCGCGCACCATGCTCTTCAACATCCATACCCTGGAGTGGGATGCGAAGATGCTCGAGATTCTGGACATTCCGCGGGAAATGCTGCCGCAAGTGAAGTCGTCGTCCGAGATCTACGGCCGCACCAAGAGCGGCATCGCCATTGGCGGCATTGCCGGCGACCAGCAAGCCGCGCTGTTCGGCCAGATGTGCGTCGAAGCCGGCCAGGCCAAGAACACCTACGGCACCGGCTGCTTCCTGCTGATGAACACCGGCGACAAAGCGGTGAAATCCAAGCACGGCATGCTCACCACCATCGCCTGCGGCCCACGTGGCGAAGTGGCCTACGCACTGGAGGGCGCTGTCTTCAACGGCGGTTCCACCGTGCAGTGGTTGCGTGACGAGCTGAAAATCATCAACGACGCCCACGACACCGAATACTTCGCCGGCAAGGTCAAGGACAGCAACGGCGTCTACCTGGTGCCGGCCTTCACCGGCCTGGGCGCGCCCTACTGGGACCCGTATGCCCGAGGCGCACTGTTCGGCCTGACCCGTGGCGTACGCGTGGATCACATTATTCGCGCAGCGCTTGAGTCGATCGCCTACCAGACCCGTGACGTACTCGACGCCATGCAACAGGACTCGGGCGAACGCCTCAAAGCCCTGCGCGTCGACGGCGGCGCAGTGGCCAACAACTTCCTGATGCAGTTCCAGGCCGACATCCTCGGTACCCAGGTCGAACGCCCGCAAATGCGTGAAACCACGGCACTCGGCGCCGCCTACCTGGCGGGCCTGGCCTGCGGCTTCTGGAGTAGCCTGGACGAATTGCGCGGCAAAGCGGTGATCGAGCGCGAATTCGAACCACAACTGGATGAGGCAGCCAAAGAGAAGCTCTACGCCGGCTGGCAAAAAGCAGTCAGCCGCACCCGCGACTGGGAACCGCACGAAGGCGCCGAATAA
- a CDS encoding MIP/aquaporin family protein: MTTALQQPSLSSQCMAEFLGTALLIFFGTGCVAALKVAGASFGLWEISIIWGVGVSMAIYLSAGISGAHLNPAVSIALCIFADFEKRKLPFYILAQIAGAFCSAALVYTLYSNLFFDYEQTHHMVRGSQASLELASVFSTYPHALLSTAQAFLVEMVITAILMGVIMALTDDNNGLPRGPLAPLLIGLLIAVIGSAMGPLTGFAMNPARDFGPKLMTFFAGWGEMAFTGGRDIPYFLVPIFAPIVGACLGAAAYRGLIARHLPSAAPAIAETPDTAVNGKTRIS, translated from the coding sequence ATGACAACTGCTCTTCAACAGCCTTCACTTTCGAGCCAATGCATGGCCGAATTCCTCGGCACTGCGCTGCTGATCTTCTTCGGTACCGGTTGCGTCGCTGCGCTCAAGGTCGCGGGTGCGAGCTTTGGCTTGTGGGAAATCAGCATTATCTGGGGGGTCGGCGTAAGCATGGCGATTTACCTGAGTGCCGGGATTTCCGGGGCTCACCTCAATCCGGCGGTGAGTATCGCCCTGTGTATTTTCGCCGATTTCGAAAAGCGCAAACTGCCCTTTTATATCCTCGCTCAAATCGCCGGCGCCTTCTGCTCCGCCGCGTTGGTGTACACCCTCTACAGCAACCTGTTTTTCGATTACGAACAAACTCACCACATGGTACGTGGCTCCCAGGCCAGCCTGGAGTTGGCTTCGGTGTTCTCCACCTATCCTCATGCACTGCTGAGCACTGCCCAGGCATTCTTGGTGGAAATGGTCATCACGGCCATTCTGATGGGCGTGATCATGGCCCTGACGGACGATAACAATGGCCTGCCACGCGGCCCGTTGGCCCCGCTGCTGATTGGCCTGCTGATCGCCGTCATCGGCAGCGCCATGGGCCCATTGACCGGTTTTGCGATGAACCCGGCGCGGGATTTCGGGCCCAAGCTGATGACCTTTTTCGCGGGCTGGGGTGAAATGGCTTTCACTGGCGGTCGCGATATTCCTTACTTCCTGGTACCGATTTTCGCACCGATTGTCGGCGCATGCCTTGGCGCTGCAGCGTACCGCGGGCTGATCGCCCGTCACCTGCCGAGCGCCGCACCTGCTATAGCTGAAACACCTGACACGGCTGTCAACGGCAAAACCCGTATTTCCTGA